Genomic DNA from Brassica rapa cultivar Chiifu-401-42 chromosome A04, CAAS_Brap_v3.01, whole genome shotgun sequence:
GAGGTGACGACAAGCAGATGTCCGCTTAGTttggcaaaagaaaaaaaaatccatgatACGATTAACAAGTAATTAATTAGTGATACGATTACAAATCCATTATTGGCTAATGGTGATGCCAGCAAATGGCAGTTGCTAATTGAATAATAAACCCATTTAGTGCTGATTTGACAAATAATGATACGATAACAAATCCATTATTGTAGTCTTATGTGCAACCGGATATCTGGGCTAACTTTCATTTTCATTATAAAGATTTGGATGTTTTATGTTTATGAAAAACTAGAATACATAACATTTTTGAGATAGGCAAAATATCGGTGAAATTTTATGTGTTCTGTTATCCATTTTGATTCAGTTTGAATAGTATACTAGATCTGGTCCCGCCCGACCGGGCGGgtgttttttttctgtttacgTAATGCAATTAAAAAATTTTACACCATTATATAatgtatcaaaattttaatacaaataatgACAAAAATACATCACATAATACAAATATTGCTGTAACATAATTTGATCACACGGTGGCAACAAAATTGATCATACTGTGATAAGGTAATTTAATTTGGGCCACATTTCTAttgaaaatcattaaaatatgaTGAAATAAAGAATTATGAGTTAGTATGATATATGAAATAGATAAataaagtataatttttttacgGAAATTAATTTATTCAAAGGCTATGAATAAAATCATCATCCTCCAACAAAATCATCATCCTCTTGATTGATATCACGATGtatgtttgttgttgtttcctCGTTTCCATTAGATAAAGaatgtgaaatatttgtaataCCATCCAAGACAGAACGTGGGGGCTTTCTTCTTGTTCAAAAAAGgatgattttgtttttcataatcatatatttttaacttttgaaaatttgataaatttaattgtttatACTTATTAAGTTATAGATTCATATGTTTTTCAGGTTTGATTTCGGTGTGTCTTGTTCAATATGATTAGCCATCATTTTTAAACTATGagattgtgtttttcttttattgtatttttatttagtttatttggTAAATTAAATAGTAAAGTATCGGAGGTTTAAGTATATTTGgggttttattaaattatattataaatattttattttaaagttgaatataaagttcaaatattttattgaaatttttgaaaacaaatacattatttagacaaaccaaaaataataatgaaactaagttacaaaaaaacattcaaaaataGGAAGAGATGATTTTGTTCAaagtctattttattaaaattcaaaaaaaacatacaaatattataaaactaacAGTTTCATCAGCTAAAACCATTTCTAATGTTTCATCAGCGTAAGTGGTAAAAGAATATGTAGAATGGGTTTGTATCGGGTAGAATATATAGTAGAGGGACAATACCCTAGTTGAGAATAAATATCTTTGCTTATTTTGCAAGGTATATTAGGcgaaataaatgaaaagaatatTTTGTTGATTCTGTTTATTGTTTTCGAAACTATGGTAAAATCTTAATGGTTATGATTTAAAATAGGAAATGATAAGATCTTGTGCTTGTTCCGCAAGTGTGTGGGTCAAATTTTTTAACGCAATACAAAACCCTAAAGTTGAGGAAATATCTTAACCACCCTCGCAAGGCATCTCTTGTTTGCATTAATATgtagaatattttgtttattgtgTGTTATTGTGAAACCAACAAAATAGGAAAGAGTAAGATTATATTGGTGAAATTCGAATATTGCGTTTATTTTAGTAGTTATggatcaaattttatatatatcttctttGTTCCGAAATTGAAGGGAAAATCTTGTTTAGAAACAAATTAGTAGATTCTGCaaatgtttctattttttttttcgaagtCTAAGTAGAAGATTGTTGGGGGCGGAGGGAAAAAGATTTtcgattcaaaaatattagattttaattaataataatgattattaattatttggacATATAGAAGTCAGTGgaatatttcaatataataaGGTGGTTACAAATAAGCTGCAGACACCACCGTGAAATAAAGTGAAATGAAATTGTTCAAACTTCAAACTCATATGAAAATCATTGTtagtttttattagtttaatttcttataaagcttatataatttgatgttcGTACAGGTTACGTAAGCTAAGGATCGGACTCATATAATAAGCAATATTACAGTGTCGATATTGCAGGGGAATTATTTATGCTTgttcttttatttaataatatgtaGTTGTTTGagttattaataatatgtttctttattttgtaGTTTGTTTGAGTTATTTTAGGAAAACAATTAATATGTTGAAAAGAcaatcatttttaatgtaagaTTAATTTAATTCTCAATGGCATTTGACTGTAAATATTATGTAACTTTTAGGGTTATTTTCTAagtgtacttctgttttaataaagtatatatatattcattaattTTATGGATCATAGAAAATGTTAATAATATACTGTTAGGACAAAATAGTGTAAAGTTTTTCGTGATACTAAGAAACAGAAAACAAATCAATcaaaaaagatatctaaaaaaaaaaaatttatatttttattattaaaatttttgattttttgttttaggCATGGCTCAAAACCACCTGGTTGGAATTTATTAATCAGCTTGCGGAGATTTCGATCGCAGGTGGTGCCGTAGTGGGAATGTTCCCAGAGAGTCAATAGGTGAAATAGCCCGAATTTTCCGAGGCAGCTAAATCAGAGTTGGTCCTCGCAAAAGAAGACGCTTTGGAATGATCTGGGCTGGTGACCCTGGTCCTCCTTGAAATGGGAGGTATATCTCTTACACGCCATTTTTGCATAAAATAAACCGGTATATCTCCCACACGGTTCATCTTTTTAAACCAATGACTGATTGTCTCTACTCCGAGATAGGAAAAGAGAACCATCAAAGACCCACCAGCAATGGAGACAATGGCCGGAAATAACCATCTTGTTCCACGCAAAAGTGGTATGGTCACCCAAGACGCCGCAACATAAGCAGTTGCCATGAACCCTACAGAAACCCACATCATCCTGTGGGTGATTACCAGTAATCTCTTCAAGGGTTTCCTCTTGTAAGGTATTATGCTAACGAGAAGAATAACAATGCACAATGAGGTGAAGAGTGCGATATTGTTGCATATTGCAAAAACCTTAAACGGTGTCGTGTTGCCTACGATGGATTTCCCTCTCCATGGCCCATCATCGTAGACGCCGCCAGGAGGGTTAATCCCACCCGCATAAGAAACTGAAGCAATCAGAACTGCCACTATAGCAATCGTATTTCTTGCATTTTGTAATGCTTCTATATGCATCTCACGTTCCAAGCTTCTACGATCTCTTTCAACCGCCCCTTTCTTGTTTCGTTTTATATGTGCTATCTTTGATGTGTTCGTTTCGATTAACCTAAGCAACCGTATTACCTCGTTCTCTTTTAAGCTTCCAGGGATATCTAAAGATTTAACGCCTTCTTGAGATCCTTTATTGTATGGATTAGAGTGCTCACCTTGTTCCTCAATGCTCTGATCAGAATCCAGCTTGGTATCCAACCTCAGCAAGGTTGATAATAACTCAAAGTCTTCGGCTTCTTGAAGGAGAAGGTCGAAAGCTGTAAAACCCATATTGTTCTTACAGTTGATATCTATTATCTTCTTACCAACAATGTATCGTAGCAGCTACAATTTGTTCAATAAGAAATATGTCAGAGCAGACACCATGAATACAAGAAATTATATATGAGgcaaatttgattttgtttttcattttcttcgGTATAGCTAACATGATAAATAAGGGTTTGACTGGTCTACCGCAGTGCTTGCGTATATAAGCTGAAACAAGATTTAGtgatttttacttttattataaaattgacaaCCGCATAGAAAACTACTCACCGGCTGTGTAGCACGGGGACGTCTATTTAGATGCCGTACCGGTACCGGAAACGTTTCGGGGACGGGTACTTCACGGGGACAGCACTGGTACGGCTTGGGGACGGTTAGAGAACTTAGTTATGAATAAGACTAGTTTTCACGGGACCTAATGCTTGTGTAATTGTCTTTTAACTGTCACTATTATCTTGCTTCTAATTTTAGTTGGCAAAATAGACATATTatagtaaattatatttaattatgttaGATTTGCtgtataaatttgttttttttataaatattttatgttttttactaatatatatttgCCGTACCCGTAcccataatttttaaattttgccGTTTTCCGTTCCCGCTTCCGTCCCCGTTTCTGTCCCCGTATCCGTCCCGGTGCATCATAGCTCACCGGAGCACCACAAGACATGGAAACCGCGATATGTAAGACCGTATTGCCATTAACATCTACTTGCCGCATAAGTTTTTGGTTGTTAATGCTCAGTCTCTCTGCCATGAAAATGAAGGCATCTACGTTTTTGTTTCGTGCAGCGAGATGAAAGACAGTCTCCTTCGATCGCGTGAGAGAGCTGAAGGACAATGGAGCCTTTTCCAGGAACTCTTCTAGGACAACAACCGGGCCTCTCAGGACCGCCAGATGCAAAGGCGATAAACCGTTGGTGTTATGAGCTTTTTCTAATCCTTGATCGAGCCCTAGTAATATACTTATCAGTTCAAGGTTTCTTCTATCACACGCGTGATGCAATAGCGTCGTTAGCGAGTCTTCCACAACCCACGCTAATTCCCTAGCTAGGTATGGGAATCTCTCCAGCACTATCCTTGTAACAACTGACAATGGTCCGAATACAACAGTGGGCCAGTGAGTTTATATATACAAAGAtcacaaaaatgtttttttttaaatttaaaaaaaggcTTTTTAGATAACAAAAAATGTTGAGCACAAGAAAGAAACTTACATGTTGATCCACTTGATATGGAAAATTTGAGTTCATCGAGGCTGACAGAATGTGTCTTTTCCGCAAATAATCTGGCAGACTCCGTGGAAATGCTGCGGCAAACAAAATGGAGGGGTGTTTGGCAGCTGTTGTTCCGTGCGGAACACGTTTCCGATCCAAACTCTAACAACGTCCTAACTGTGTTCACTTCTCCGAGGAGAGCAGCGAGATGCAACGGTGTGTTTCCGTGTGCGTTGCGGGAAGAGATGAGGGAAGGTTTGAGCTCAATAATCTTGGAGACAAGTTCTCCATGCCCATGCTTCGCAGCCATGTGCAACACCGTGCTGTTGTCTTGGTCCACGTTTCTCTCTTCCAGCCACGattctttctcttccaccaaCCCCAGAAAAGCTGGAATGTCGTTCTGAATGATCGCTTTGAAGATGGGCTGCATCTTTCCTCAAGAACACTTGCTAGCTAAAGCAAAAGTTTAATCAGCGAGGGAGGTCCCGAGTGTGGTTATTCTCTTTATAGCGTAttagatatatcatatatatttacgATAATGTTAAGTTTCCAATTACTTAGGATATAGAATCTCCTAGGATATATCGTTACTTGGGATGAAAGCTATCTCTTATGAGACCAtcccatatatatatgtatgtgatTTACCCTATTAATGATATCACGACAGAGAgctttacatggtatcagagcctcccTTTTGGCCTGTAAATTTTTCAAAGCTCtcataaagaaataaaacaggACGATGTCAGGCGACTCCGGCAAAGAAATCGCAGTTAGCGATCGAAGCTTGATTTCTCCTTATTATCTACATGCCTCTGATCACACAGGGCAGGTACAGACTCCGTTTTTATTAAACGGATCAAACTATGAACGTTGGTCAAAATTGATGACCAATTCTCTTAGAACGAAGAGGAAACTAGGGTTCATCAATGGAACTCTAAAAAGaccaaaagaagaagatgaagctgaACGGTGGGATATGGTAAACGCCATGATCATCGGATGGATATACAGCAGCATCGAACCAAACCTACGGACCTCAATCTCTCTCGTCTCAGATGTTTCTGTGATGTGGTCAGACTTGAAAGCAAGATTCTCCACCGGAGATGATACTCGCGTACATCAATTACGAGCTGATATCTCAGCATGTAAACAGGATGGACAAACGGTGGAGGTGTATTACGGGAAGCTGAAGGTATTATGGGATGATCTGTCTGGTTTTGACGGGTCTTTCAACTGTTGCTGCGGGCAAGATAGGTGCGAATCAATGGTAAAATTCCGTAAAACACAAGAAAAGATCTTAATGCATCAGTTCCTTATGGGACTTGATAAGAGTAGATTTGGCACAGCAAGATCAAACCTGCTCAGTCGTCTTGGCGAATATAACATGGAGAGCGTTTACTCACTGATCACGCAAGAGGAGAGACATCTGGCAGTTACTCAAGAAAAACCTGAAACTGGTGGAGTAGTTGGTTTCTCTGCTACGGCTGCAGCTGCAAGACAGAATCAGTCAGTGACATGCTCACATTGTGGGAAAACGGGTCACGAAAAACATCAATGTTACAAGATCATAGGATATCCTGAATGGTTTGGAGAGCCAACAACATCCACTGGTCGTGGTTCAAGTGGACGTGGGAGAGGTTCTAACAGAGGCAGAGGAAGAGGTCGCGGCGGACCGTCTGCAAATCAAGCAGAAGTAGTTCGACAACAACAGCCATCACAAACAGTCATTAACGATCCTGCAACCTCAGAAACAGGAATTCCGCAACTCACACAGAGTCAATGGATCTCCATAGCAAACTTTGTTAACCAGAAGCAAACTCAAGAGAAACTCTCTGGTAAGAAACAAAAACTCATTCTTTATGGGACACACAGCAAGTATGATTTGATCATAGATTCTGGAGCGTCGCACCATATGACCGGTGACATCAATCTATTAACGAACCTCAAATCGATCAACGCGGTTGCAATCTCTCTGCCTAATGGTGGAGTAACTTGGGGAACACGTCATGGAACTTTGAATCTTGATGGAAAGCTTATTCTAAATAACGTGCTCTACGCACCACAGCTTTCTGTTACTTTGATCTCTGTATCGCAGTTGCTTAATGAAATTGCAAGCATTGTCATATTTACTAAACAGTTTTGTGTGATACAGGACCTAGCTTCGAGGACTTTGATTGGTGCGGGTGAAGAGCGCGGAGGGGTTTATCATCTTACTGGTTCAGTTCTTCCTCAAGTAAACCACACCAGCAAGAAGGATATCAGAAATTTATGGCATCGACGTTTGGGACATCCGTCGTCGAAAGTGTTGTCTTTTCTATCAGATTTAGGAAAATTTTCTTCAAGCAATAGTGATTTAGATGTGCTTTGTGATACTTGCAATCGTGCAAAACAAACTCGTGTAACCTTTCAAGAGAGTTCTAATAAAGCAGATGATTTGTTTTCATTGATTCACTGCGACGTATGGGGGCCTTATAGAGAAAAATCTTCATGTGGAGCATCATATTTCTTAACCGTTGTGGACGATTTTTCAAGAGCTCTCTGGACTTTCTTGCTTCTCGAGAAATCTGAAGTAGGAAATGTCTTGAAAAATTTCTTCGCTCTTGTAGATCGTCAATtcaacaagaaagtgaaaatcATACGAACTGACAATGGAACAGAGTTCACATGTCTCCAGAAGTATTTTGAT
This window encodes:
- the LOC103864632 gene encoding ankyrin repeat-containing protein At5g02620-like → MQPIFKAIIQNDIPAFLGLVEEKESWLEERNVDQDNSTVLHMAAKHGHGELVSKIIELKPSLISSRNAHGNTPLHLAALLGEVNTVRTLLEFGSETCSARNNSCQTPLHFVCRSISTESARLFAEKTHSVSLDELKFSISSGSTFVTRIVLERFPYLARELAWVVEDSLTTLLHHACDRRNLELISILLGLDQGLEKAHNTNGLSPLHLAVLRGPVVVLEEFLEKAPLSFSSLTRSKETVFHLAARNKNVDAFIFMAERLSINNQKLMRQVDVNGNTVLHIAVSMSCGAPLLRYIVGKKIIDINCKNNMGFTAFDLLLQEAEDFELLSTLLRLDTKLDSDQSIEEQGEHSNPYNKGSQEGVKSLDIPGSLKENEVIRLLRLIETNTSKIAHIKRNKKGAVERDRRSLEREMHIEALQNARNTIAIVAVLIASVSYAGGINPPGGVYDDGPWRGKSIVGNTTPFKVFAICNNIALFTSLCIVILLVSIIPYKRKPLKRLLVITHRMMWVSVGFMATAYVAASWVTIPLLRGTRWLFPAIVSIAGGSLMVLFSYLGVETISHWFKKMNRVGDIPVYFMQKWRVRDIPPISRRTRVTSPDHSKASSFARTNSDLAASENSGYFTY